One stretch of Pseudomonas sp. NC02 DNA includes these proteins:
- a CDS encoding AzlD domain-containing protein: MIFVMIFGMGLIVFLNRYLFLEPRLPVRLNRGAREFLGFAVPGMLTAICGPIIFLADHKLNLSVGNPYLLAGISAVALMFWTRSVLITVLLSMALFYLFRWLL, translated from the coding sequence ATGATCTTCGTGATGATTTTTGGCATGGGTTTGATCGTGTTTCTCAACCGCTACCTGTTTCTCGAGCCGCGCCTGCCGGTGCGCCTCAATCGCGGGGCGCGGGAGTTTCTCGGGTTTGCCGTACCGGGGATGCTCACCGCCATCTGCGGCCCGATCATTTTCCTGGCTGATCACAAGCTCAACCTGAGTGTGGGCAACCCCTACCTGCTGGCCGGAATCAGCGCCGTGGCGTTGATGTTCTGGACCCGTAGCGTGCTGATCACCGTGTTGCTGAGCATGGCGCTGTTCTATCTGTTCCGCTGGCTGCTCTGA
- a CDS encoding AzlC family ABC transporter permease, which yields MPNALPLNAFSRGAIAIIPLSLACAPWGLLAGSTAIDAQFTPLEAQGLSTIVFAGAAQLVAIGMVKSGASLISILLTTLLLTSQHLLYGMHMRPTLSPLKPRWRMSLGFLLTDEFFALVSQYDRQTFNRWYALGVGLTFYIIWNVFTFAGIVLGKSIPGLDQLGLEFSIAATFIALITPVVRDVPTIVCVAVSLLCSVWLSYLHWESAVVVSGVLGMSAGFACKRLGVGQQ from the coding sequence ATGCCTAACGCTCTGCCTCTGAATGCCTTTTCCCGTGGCGCGATTGCGATCATTCCATTGTCCCTGGCGTGTGCGCCGTGGGGATTGCTGGCCGGTTCGACTGCAATTGATGCCCAATTCACGCCGCTGGAAGCCCAGGGGCTGTCGACCATCGTGTTTGCCGGTGCCGCACAATTGGTGGCCATCGGTATGGTCAAGAGCGGCGCCAGCCTGATTTCGATCCTGCTGACCACCTTGCTGCTGACCTCCCAGCATTTGCTCTACGGCATGCACATGCGTCCCACGCTGTCGCCGCTCAAGCCAAGGTGGCGCATGAGCCTGGGCTTTTTGCTGACCGACGAATTCTTCGCCCTGGTCAGCCAGTACGACCGCCAGACCTTCAATCGCTGGTACGCCCTGGGCGTCGGCCTGACGTTCTATATCATCTGGAACGTCTTTACCTTCGCCGGCATCGTGCTCGGCAAAAGCATTCCCGGGCTGGATCAACTGGGCCTGGAATTCTCGATCGCAGCGACCTTTATCGCCCTGATCACCCCGGTAGTGCGCGACGTGCCGACCATCGTCTGCGTAGCCGTGTCGTTGCTGTGCTCGGTTTGGCTGAGCTACCTGCACTGGGAATCGGCGGTGGTGGTGTCCGGTGTGTTGGGGATGAGCGCAGGGTTTGCCTGCAAGCGGCTGGGAGTAGGGCAGCAATGA
- a CDS encoding AraC family transcriptional regulator, which translates to MSSMQHAWLGNYEVSSTTCTGLTFARHSHDECVIGVNLLGEEQVWLDRRTFEAGPGSITLYNPGQIQGGGAAEGQPWRFVSLYATAEQLAADLGLAHLEFDRSLCFQPALAMKLAGAIEGALSADPLARELSEEALVVLLGEVVGCSGVRLPGSTAVGRGLVIKAQELLAENLHQAVALETLGDELGLSKFHLLRAFQKETGLSPRQWAMQLRTRRAKGLLRSGVAASQVAHALGFADQSHLNRHFRAAYGITPGRYQRVLKG; encoded by the coding sequence ATGAGTTCCATGCAGCACGCCTGGCTGGGCAACTACGAAGTCAGCAGCACCACCTGCACCGGCCTGACATTTGCCCGCCACAGCCATGATGAATGCGTGATCGGCGTCAACCTGCTCGGCGAGGAACAGGTGTGGCTGGATCGTCGCACCTTCGAGGCCGGCCCAGGCAGCATCACCCTGTACAACCCGGGGCAGATTCAAGGCGGCGGCGCGGCCGAAGGGCAGCCGTGGCGGTTTGTCAGCTTGTATGCGACTGCCGAGCAATTGGCGGCTGATCTGGGTCTGGCGCACCTGGAGTTCGACCGTTCGCTGTGCTTCCAGCCGGCGTTGGCGATGAAACTCGCCGGGGCGATTGAAGGTGCGTTGAGTGCCGATCCGCTGGCCCGTGAGCTGAGTGAGGAAGCCCTGGTGGTGCTGCTCGGCGAAGTCGTCGGTTGCAGCGGCGTCCGCTTGCCTGGCAGCACTGCGGTGGGACGCGGGTTGGTGATCAAGGCCCAGGAATTGCTGGCTGAAAACCTGCACCAGGCGGTGGCACTCGAGACCCTTGGTGACGAGTTGGGCCTGTCGAAATTCCATCTGCTGCGGGCTTTTCAGAAAGAAACCGGGCTGAGTCCACGCCAGTGGGCGATGCAACTGCGTACCCGGCGCGCCAAGGGGCTGTTGCGCTCAGGCGTTGCGGCGTCGCAGGTTGCCCATGCCTTGGGGTTTGCTGACCAGAGCCATCTGAATCGGCATTTCCGGGCGGCCTACGGGATCACACCGGGGCGCTATCAACGCGTGCTCAAGGGCTGA
- a CDS encoding LysE family transporter: MLTIFFSALVFGFVFCLSPGAVLAETLRRGLLHGFTPALLVQIGSLVGDAVWAVIGLTGMALLIQHESVRVPLTAVCGLYLAWLGIRSLMDAWRLPEAGSAPARSGQNALVVGAAISLANPKNIVYWGALGSALSGIVGAAPSHGQTLMFFAGFMLASVLSCFLIAGLVNLLRRNASPMWQRVSYGACGVVLLYLAILALRGI; this comes from the coding sequence ATGTTGACGATCTTTTTTTCGGCGCTGGTGTTTGGGTTTGTGTTTTGCCTGTCGCCGGGGGCGGTGCTGGCGGAGACGCTGCGCCGTGGGCTGCTGCATGGGTTTACCCCTGCGCTGTTGGTGCAGATCGGTTCGCTGGTGGGCGATGCCGTGTGGGCGGTGATCGGGCTTACGGGCATGGCGTTGTTGATCCAGCATGAGTCGGTGCGGGTGCCGCTGACGGCCGTTTGTGGGCTGTATCTGGCCTGGCTCGGGATTCGCAGCCTGATGGATGCCTGGCGCTTGCCAGAGGCCGGGAGTGCGCCGGCCAGGTCCGGGCAGAATGCGCTGGTGGTGGGGGCGGCGATTTCCCTGGCCAATCCGAAGAACATTGTCTATTGGGGGGCGCTGGGGAGTGCGTTATCGGGGATAGTCGGGGCGGCGCCTAGCCATGGGCAGACGTTGATGTTTTTTGCGGGGTTTATGCTGGCTTCGGTGTTGTCGTGTTTTTTGATTGCGGGGTTGGTCAATTTGCTGCGGCGGAATGCTTCGCCCATGTGGCAGAGGGTTAGCTATGGGGCTTGTGGGGTGGTGCTGCTGTATTTGGCGATTTTGGCGTTGCGGGGGATTTGA
- a CDS encoding arsenate reductase ArsC has product MKVLFMCTANSCRSILSEALFNHLAPDGFQAISSGSFPKGQVLPRSLTTLKAAGISTEGLYSKGNDAFEGSPPDIVVTVCDKAAGEACPVYFGPAMKAHWGLEDPSDVQGDEAQVDAAFRATLEIIERRCRAFFEIPFASLSPIEIKAELDRIATP; this is encoded by the coding sequence ATGAAAGTCCTGTTCATGTGCACCGCCAACAGCTGCCGCAGCATTCTCTCGGAAGCCTTGTTCAACCATCTGGCGCCGGACGGTTTCCAGGCCATCAGCTCCGGGAGCTTCCCCAAGGGCCAGGTGCTGCCACGCAGCCTGACCACGCTGAAAGCCGCCGGCATCAGCACCGAAGGCTTGTACAGCAAGGGCAACGACGCCTTTGAAGGCAGCCCGCCAGACATCGTCGTCACCGTATGCGACAAGGCTGCTGGAGAAGCTTGCCCGGTGTATTTCGGCCCGGCCATGAAGGCACATTGGGGGTTGGAGGACCCGTCGGATGTTCAAGGCGATGAAGCCCAGGTCGACGCCGCGTTCCGCGCCACCCTGGAAATCATTGAACGGCGCTGCCGGGCTTTTTTCGAGATTCCGTTCGCCAGCCTCAGTCCCATCGAAATCAAGGCCGAGCTTGATCGCATCGCCACGCCGTAA
- the modC gene encoding molybdenum ABC transporter ATP-binding protein, with protein MIEVRLQLKYSGFALDVDLQLPGRGVTALYGHSGSGKTTCLRCIAGLERAEEGFVQINDEVWQDSRKGLFVPPHKRALGYVFQEASLFPHLSVLANLEFGLKRIPRQQRRVEMSHATELLGIGHLLERHPQHLSGGERQRIGIARALLTSPSLLLMDEPLAALDSKRKSEILPYLERLHDELEIPVLYVSHAQDEVARLADHIVLLSDGKALASGPIGETLARLDLPMALGDDAGVVINGTVSAYDAHYQLLTLQLPASQLQMRVAHAPLALGKQLRFKIQARDVSLSLQAEEHSSILNRLPVTVTQEIPADNAAHVLVSLDAAGTPLLARITRYSRDQLQLHPGQTLWAQIKAVAVLA; from the coding sequence ATTCCGGGTTTGCCCTGGATGTCGACCTGCAACTGCCCGGTCGCGGGGTGACGGCGCTGTACGGCCACTCCGGCTCCGGCAAGACCACCTGCCTGCGTTGCATCGCCGGGCTGGAGCGGGCTGAAGAGGGTTTCGTGCAGATCAACGACGAGGTCTGGCAAGACAGCCGCAAAGGATTGTTCGTGCCACCCCACAAACGCGCCCTGGGCTACGTGTTTCAAGAAGCCAGCCTGTTCCCGCATTTGTCGGTGCTGGCCAACCTGGAGTTCGGCCTCAAGCGCATCCCGCGCCAGCAACGCCGGGTGGAGATGAGCCACGCCACCGAACTATTGGGCATCGGCCACCTGCTGGAGCGCCATCCGCAGCACCTTTCCGGCGGTGAGCGCCAGCGCATCGGCATCGCCCGCGCCCTGCTCACCAGCCCGAGCCTGTTGCTGATGGATGAACCGTTGGCCGCGCTGGACAGCAAACGCAAAAGCGAGATCCTGCCGTATCTCGAACGCCTGCATGACGAACTGGAGATTCCGGTGCTGTACGTCAGCCATGCCCAGGACGAAGTGGCGCGCCTGGCTGATCACATCGTGTTGCTCAGCGACGGCAAGGCCCTGGCCAGCGGTCCTATCGGCGAAACCCTGGCCCGGCTGGACCTGCCCATGGCCCTGGGCGACGACGCCGGTGTGGTGATCAACGGCACCGTCAGCGCCTACGACGCGCACTACCAGTTGCTCACCCTGCAATTGCCCGCGAGCCAATTGCAGATGCGCGTGGCCCATGCACCATTGGCGCTGGGCAAACAGTTGCGTTTCAAGATCCAGGCGCGGGACGTCAGCTTGAGCCTGCAGGCCGAGGAACACAGCAGCATCCTCAATCGCCTGCCGGTGACGGTGACCCAGGAAATCCCGGCGGACAACGCAGCCCACGTGCTGGTAAGCCTGGACGCCGCCGGCACGCCGCTGCTGGCGCGCATCACCCGTTACTCGCGGGACCAGTTGCAGCTGCATCCCGGCCAGACGCTGTGGGCGCAAATCAAGGCGGTGGCGGTACTGGCCTGA
- a CDS encoding YoaK family protein has translation MLPSSLKPYTNAALLHRHKWRGRVGLLLVASLSVLAGMTDAIGFMASGDFVSFMSGNTTRLAVAISEGDLGLTGRLTLLVATFIAGNALGVMVSRVSRRHALPLLLCIATLLCGAAAWPFADQLPALLAAIIAMGMLNAAVEEVNGLPVGLTYVTGALSRFGRGLGRWMLGERRNGWRVQLIPWAGMFVGAVIGALLEHHMGIRALLVSGVLSALLGLVSLKIPRRWHLGYMPR, from the coding sequence ATGCTGCCTTCATCCCTGAAGCCCTACACCAACGCCGCCTTGCTGCATCGCCACAAATGGCGCGGGCGTGTCGGGTTGCTGCTGGTGGCCAGCCTTTCCGTGCTGGCGGGCATGACCGATGCGATTGGTTTCATGGCCAGCGGGGATTTTGTGTCGTTCATGAGCGGCAACACCACGCGCCTCGCCGTGGCGATCAGCGAAGGCGACCTGGGCCTTACCGGGCGCCTGACGTTGCTGGTGGCGACGTTTATCGCCGGGAATGCGCTGGGCGTGATGGTCAGCCGCGTCAGCCGGCGCCACGCCCTGCCCTTGTTGCTGTGCATCGCCACCCTGCTGTGCGGGGCTGCGGCCTGGCCGTTTGCCGATCAATTGCCGGCGTTGCTGGCAGCGATCATCGCCATGGGCATGCTGAATGCCGCCGTCGAAGAAGTGAACGGGTTGCCCGTGGGGCTTACCTATGTCACCGGGGCGCTGTCACGCTTTGGTCGCGGACTGGGCCGCTGGATGCTCGGTGAACGCCGCAACGGCTGGCGCGTGCAACTGATCCCGTGGGCCGGGATGTTTGTGGGTGCGGTGATCGGTGCGTTGCTGGAGCACCACATGGGGATTCGTGCGCTGCTGGTCAGCGGGGTGCTGTCGGCGCTGTTGGGGCTGGTGTCGCTGAAGATTCCGCGGCGCTGGCACCTGGGGTACATGCCCCGCTAG
- a CDS encoding arsenic transporter, giving the protein MLVAVAIFLFTIILVIWQPKGLGVGWSATMGAILALACGVISLADIPVVWHIIWNATGTFVALIVISLLLDEAGFFAWAALHVARWGRGRGRRLFAYMVLLGALVSALFANDGAALILTPIVMSMLLALRFSPAATLAFVMGAGFIADTASLPLVVSNLVNIVSADYFKIGFNEYAAVMVPVNLVSVAATLAVLLWFFRRDIPQTYDPADLDDPASAIHDRATFRAGWWVLGILLVGCFALEPLGIPISAISAACAILLLVIAAKGHKISTRKVLKEAPWQIVIFSLGMYLVVYGLRNAGLTDYLATWLDTFASYGVWGAALGTGVLTALLSSAMNNLPTVLIGALSIEASHAVGVVKDAMIYANVIGSDLGPKITPIGSLATLLWLHILARKGITITWGYYFKVGIVLTLPVLLITLAALALRLSF; this is encoded by the coding sequence ATGCTTGTTGCCGTTGCTATCTTTCTGTTCACCATCATTTTGGTCATCTGGCAGCCCAAGGGCCTGGGCGTGGGCTGGAGCGCCACGATGGGTGCGATCCTGGCCCTGGCCTGTGGGGTTATCAGCCTGGCCGACATCCCGGTGGTGTGGCACATCATCTGGAACGCCACCGGGACCTTTGTCGCGTTGATCGTCATCAGCCTGCTGCTGGATGAGGCGGGCTTCTTTGCCTGGGCTGCCTTGCATGTGGCGCGCTGGGGCCGTGGGCGCGGTCGGCGACTGTTCGCGTACATGGTGCTGCTGGGCGCGCTGGTATCGGCTTTGTTCGCCAACGACGGCGCGGCGCTGATCCTCACGCCCATCGTGATGTCGATGCTGTTGGCGTTGCGCTTTTCCCCGGCAGCCACCCTGGCGTTCGTCATGGGCGCCGGGTTTATCGCCGACACCGCGAGCCTGCCGCTGGTAGTCTCCAACCTGGTGAACATCGTCTCGGCCGACTATTTCAAGATCGGCTTCAACGAATACGCCGCAGTGATGGTGCCGGTGAACCTGGTGAGCGTCGCCGCGACTCTCGCCGTATTGCTATGGTTTTTCCGCCGGGACATTCCGCAAACCTACGACCCGGCCGACCTCGACGACCCTGCCAGTGCGATCCACGACCGCGCCACCTTCCGCGCCGGCTGGTGGGTGCTGGGCATCCTGCTGGTGGGCTGCTTTGCCCTGGAACCGCTGGGTATTCCCATCAGCGCAATTTCTGCCGCCTGCGCCATATTACTGCTGGTGATCGCCGCCAAGGGCCACAAAATCTCCACCCGCAAGGTGCTGAAGGAAGCGCCCTGGCAGATCGTGATTTTCTCCCTGGGCATGTACCTGGTGGTCTACGGCCTGCGTAACGCCGGGCTGACCGACTACCTCGCGACCTGGCTCGACACCTTCGCAAGCTATGGCGTATGGGGCGCGGCCTTGGGCACCGGTGTACTCACCGCGCTGCTGTCTTCGGCGATGAACAACCTGCCAACCGTGCTGATCGGCGCGCTCTCCATCGAGGCCAGCCACGCCGTGGGCGTGGTCAAGGACGCGATGATCTACGCCAACGTGATCGGCAGCGACCTCGGCCCCAAAATCACCCCTATCGGCAGCCTGGCGACCTTGCTCTGGCTGCACATCCTGGCACGCAAAGGCATCACCATCACCTGGGGTTACTACTTCAAGGTCGGGATCGTGCTGACCCTGCCGGTACTGTTGATCACCCTCGCCGCCCTGGCCTTGCGCCTGAGTTTCTGA
- a CDS encoding metalloregulator ArsR/SmtB family transcription factor — protein sequence MSDLFSPPNVFKCLADATRARLTLLILREGELCVCELIHALDDSQPKISRHLAQLRSCGLLLDRRQGQWIYYRLNPALPEWVTAVLDTTLQANQAWLKTDAQRLETMGDRPQRASACC from the coding sequence ATGTCAGATCTTTTCTCCCCGCCCAACGTCTTCAAATGCCTGGCCGACGCCACCCGCGCCAGGCTGACGTTGTTGATCCTGCGTGAAGGCGAACTTTGCGTGTGCGAATTGATCCATGCTCTGGACGACAGCCAGCCGAAAATCTCCCGCCACCTGGCGCAACTGCGCAGTTGCGGGTTGCTGCTGGACCGTCGCCAGGGCCAGTGGATTTATTACCGCCTCAACCCGGCCTTGCCGGAGTGGGTGACGGCAGTGCTCGACACCACCCTGCAAGCCAACCAAGCCTGGTTAAAAACAGACGCCCAGCGTCTGGAAACCATGGGTGACCGACCACAACGGGCCAGCGCCTGCTGCTGA
- a CDS encoding DNA topoisomerase IB, with amino-acid sequence MPDPALLADLPRDLHYVDDTQPGISRKKLRGKFQYFKADGTRITDADEIKRINALAVPPAYTDVWICADPRGHLQATGRDARGRKQYRYHPRWREVRDTDKYSRLQQFGSALPKLRKQLEAQIEAPGFNREKVLATVVLLLDATLIRVGNTQYARDNRSYGLTTLRTRHVDIKGSEILFQFRGKSGIEHQISVKDRRLATVIKRCLELPGQNLFQYLDENGERHTVSSTDVNAYLHTLTGADFTAKDYRTWAGSALALAVLRELEWQPESDARKHVVEMVKNVAKQLGNTPAVCRKCYIHPAVLEHFSLGELAKLPKPRVRKGLKAEEVGLAMFLEQLAERL; translated from the coding sequence ATGCCCGATCCTGCGTTGCTTGCCGACCTGCCCCGCGACCTGCATTACGTCGACGATACCCAGCCCGGGATCTCCCGCAAAAAGCTGCGGGGCAAATTCCAATACTTCAAGGCCGACGGCACACGCATAACCGATGCCGACGAAATCAAACGCATCAACGCACTGGCAGTGCCGCCGGCCTATACCGATGTGTGGATCTGCGCCGACCCGCGCGGCCATCTGCAGGCCACCGGGCGGGATGCCCGGGGGCGCAAGCAGTACCGCTACCACCCGCGCTGGCGCGAGGTGCGCGACACCGACAAGTATTCCCGGCTGCAACAGTTCGGCAGCGCGCTGCCCAAGTTGCGCAAACAGTTGGAAGCACAGATCGAGGCGCCAGGGTTCAATCGGGAAAAGGTCCTGGCCACGGTGGTGCTGCTGCTCGACGCCACCCTGATCCGCGTCGGCAATACCCAATATGCCCGCGACAACCGCTCCTACGGCCTGACCACCCTGCGCACCCGCCATGTGGACATCAAGGGCAGCGAGATCCTGTTCCAGTTTCGTGGCAAGAGCGGCATCGAGCACCAGATCAGCGTCAAGGACCGGCGCCTGGCCACGGTGATCAAGCGTTGCCTGGAGTTGCCGGGGCAGAACCTGTTCCAGTACCTGGACGAGAACGGCGAGCGCCATACCGTCAGTTCCACCGATGTGAATGCCTACCTGCACACCCTGACCGGCGCGGATTTTACCGCCAAGGACTACCGCACCTGGGCCGGCAGCGCCCTGGCGCTGGCAGTGCTGCGCGAGCTTGAGTGGCAGCCGGAATCCGACGCCAGGAAACATGTGGTGGAGATGGTCAAGAACGTTGCCAAGCAACTGGGCAACACGCCGGCGGTGTGTCGCAAGTGCTACATCCACCCGGCGGTGCTGGAGCATTTCAGCCTGGGCGAACTGGCGAAACTGCCCAAGCCCCGAGTGCGCAAAGGCTTGAAGGCCGAGGAAGTCGGGCTGGCGATGTTTCTGGAGCAACTGGCCGAACGCCTGTAA